tactcccactaaccTTTCCCTTCTGAGCTTTAAGCCCaaatttctcatttttcctTACACTAacataatcatcatcatcatcatcctcgtTATTATCAGAATCAAAATCGCCATTACTTTCTCTAAAACTAGCAGCATTATTAGTCTTACTACTAGTCTTTTCCTTCTTCCAATCATCAAGAATTGAATCATTAAATCTAGAAGGAAGTACCTGAGCTCGGCCTCTGGACGTCCTTACCAATGGCGGTCTTGGACTCTCCTTCGCCACCTCGGCAACATGACGAGTCTTCACCTTACTCATACTCCCCCTCCTTCCTCCCTCTTCGTCCTCCTcaacctcatcatcatcatcctcctcctccgcaGGGGAGCAAGAAACCTCGCTGCACCACGACGCAGCAAAACCCCGGAAATCGgcattgttgttattgttttcCGCGAACATCCGATGAAACCCACTGCAAGGAATGACACCAGCAGCAACTTCCCCGAGTAAACttaacggaaaataattcccaccaccattattattgttattgctATTACTACTATTGCTTCCATTGGTGTTGGTGTAGCTCTTCGATTTCCGCTTCTTTCTATCGTTGCTATCTTCATCCTCGGTGTTAGACGGTTGAATAACACGACACCGTTTTAGGGTAGGCATTGTCGATTTCAAGCTCCGTTTGATAATCATCTCAACTATCAAACCCAACCCGAAATTCCGAATCCGGAAACCAAACAATCTTCCAATTCGAAACCCTAATAAACAAACCCTAACATACCAAATCTCAAaataaagaaggaaaaaaaTCCGCAGATGCAGCAACAGAGGAACAATCACTCAATCAGCACAAATATTACCAGAAGTTTCCAATAGTAGAGCGAATGCGAATATGGGTTCTTCGATTCTGGGAATTTGAAGACCAAGTGCAGGGAGAGATAATTAGGCGGGAAATTGGgggaaatgtttttttttcGCAGAAAGTTGAATTAAACAGAGacagagagagaaaggaaggagAAAAGGGGATCTAATTTTTCCGGGGTTTGATTAACTTTGATGCTAATTAGAGAATTAACATccctaaaaatcaaaatcaatagAAATGTTCATCagttgtagagagagaaagtagagagagaaagaatggGGATTGACTACTGAgagagaggaaagagaaagaaagggaTATGGGGGTCGGCGTTATCCTCCGTGAAActtacaaaaaagaaaaagaaaaattaaaactttggaATTATATTCCGGTAATTTGTCtctgttttttctttttatctttttttttagattGAATTTATTTGTTAGTTTCAGTTTATCGTTCAATTGCAACAATGGATGAAGGTCAGTGAGAGTAAATTTACACTTTCGTTCCAAAAAACTTGGAGTAACTTGGTCTGCAAATGTATATAACACTAAAAAAAATTCGGGTTTGTTTATGGTTTCGCAACTATAGATGATTTCACGGCCCACCTCCGTTCATGTATACTTATCGATTCAATCGGTCCGAAAATGTGTAGCCATATATCAAATTTGATGATGTTGGTGGCTGAAAATGAAGTTATGGGTTTCTTGTTTTCCATGGTTGACATGGCTTTAAGTTGCAGTTTTTGTTAGTAAGAGGTTTGTAATGAAAACAAATACTGTTATTAACTTATTATAGTTTGGTTTTATATATTTATGAATCAAACTGTACAAATTTCCAAGTTTTATCGATTTTtacatatactacctccgttcatGAATACTTATCGATTCGAGTGGTTCGAGATGCATAGGCATTTGATTTGATGATGTTAGTGAGTGAAAATGAAGTAatgggttttgggttttggtttTCCCATGTTTGCCATGACTTTAAGCTACAATTTTCAGTATTATAGTTTGGTTTTATATAGTTATGGATCAAAGAATGATAGTGTACAATTTCTACGGGTGCAAGACTAGAACAAAATTGGGTTCATGTGTTAAGGATAAGATTAATTTGACTAATTTTGATAATGACTTTTGTTCAACCAACATGGCGTATTTTAACAGAGGGTGGTTGAGAATTTTTAAGCTCCAAATTTATCTCcccttttaatttaattttgttctAGCAAAATTTCCGgtgttttgagtttttttttttgttttgttttgttacaTTTTTTGGGTTAATTTGTGGAGCACAATATTGTTCATTGAGTTCACGATTTGATGGAGGGGGATAACAATGGTAGAAAGAGATGAACAAAATTACAAAATAGAGTCAAGGAGTTAAAAAGAGTATAATTGACTTCTGTTAATATTTGACCGGTCTTACCAAACTTTTGATCTTATATTTATTTAATGGGGcaaatttgttttttcttttttgtttttgattttgtgggaAAGCTTTGAAATGGAAGAAGGTGGGTTGTTGAAATGGCGTCGTGATGAAGATGATGGGTTATGTTGATTTGATAATTAGATGAAGCATAATTAGATGAATAGTGGAAGAAAGTGAGATGAATTGGGGTAGAAGATGATGAAGAACGCAAGGGAACAATCCCAAAGCCTAAAAGCGTCATAAAAAGTCACAAGGGCCGACCATAGTCTGGTACTGAGGGAGAACGAGGGGTTGGagataaagatggttgtgggcaaGGGCCGGGCCGACCCGGCACAAAAAAAACACGGTCCAGCACGAGCACAAAGTCGTGGGTTAGGCTTGGGCCgcattttttgaaaaaagcaaGACAAGGCATGGCATGAATCGGCTCGGCACGCTAAGTTTAGTAAAATTAAGTTTAGACACAACAGCCCGTAGGTCTGAGCCTTGTTTTGTACTTTTTGGCCCGTCCCACCCGGCACGATGCAGAATTGCAGAGTGGGCTTTTGGTGTGGGTCGGGCCCATTCAAGCCACTGCCATGGGCTCGGCCCGAAGCATGACCCGTCTCTACCCACGGCCATCTTTAGTTGGAGATGGAGATAAAGCAACAATAACTATGCTGGTCCTTGTGGTTCTTTCGTGTGCTATTGTGGTTCTTTCGTGTGTTTCCATACTTCATTCATGTCATGTAGGTGCTTTGTTTTGAACTGGCAAATTGGCATAATTTTGAACAGTTATTTGTAGAGTTGAATGCTTGAATGGCATTATTAGCAGTAACTGTTATTTAATTCCAAAGATATTCATTAATTGCTTGATTTTACTTGAATTGGGGACAACAGGCAAACTGCTGGATGACTTTGACCTGCATGTGAGACTTGTTCATGGGACATCCTCCCCTGGTGTAAGTTATTATGAATTCAACTAGAAAACCTGGTGTTTTTGGTGGTCAATTTCAGTGAAGTCTCTGgacttgaagaaaatggtgcctacGATACAGCTATGGTGTTGCAGTTGCACTCTCCCAAAGCAGACTTTCCGGTTAGGACTATCAGACATGGGAGAGAGGAGTAGACTTTCCGGGTTAGGGCCGGGCCGGGCCTAAGTTAAATGGTTTGTCATGGGCTTCCTCTTAACAGATTCTTCGAATGTCAGAATTTGTACTGGTTCTGCCAATATTGACCTTCTGCAACTCTGCAAGATACTATCTCCTATTATGGAGGATATCTAAAATGTGGTATTGAATAAGGTTGACAAAAACAACAGTTATAATAAACTCTTCATTGTGGAATATATACTCCGAACAGTATTTCATGAACATTAAACTTCTAACCTCGTGTTCTCGAGAATCGAGGGAAAAATTACCAAGATAATCTAACAAGGATCTATAAGTCGGATTATAAGATCGTTTTACTGACTGGTATTTGTTTTGTTAAGTTACTCTCGCCTCAAATACCCGTGTTGGATACTCGATTAGTTACCATGAATATGGATCGTTGGCATTGTATTGAACCAAAAACATGCAAAATTCTAGTGAAATAGCAAAGCCTAACAATTGAACAAGTATGTGGATGTTATTTTCTTAATAAAGATTCTGCATAATATCCAACAAACAGTTTCTGAATTCAAGGTTTGTTTCTGTTACATTCAGCACATAACTCCACCCAACAGCAAAAGAAACTATTTTTCGTCCTGGTCCGTGCTAGGGCTCCGTTTGTTTCAACGGAAAACATTTTCAATTTGTATTATCATTCACCACTAATTATTGGAAAAACAAAACATCAAGTGACCCACTTGACTTGTCTCAACCAAATGTAAACTTTTGTCTGCTCTATTTGTACATATTATAACCTAGCCAAATACCTCCCATCTTGCTGAGGTATCAAGCTAAGATTCCAAATTGCTCCTGTCAATTTTTCAATAACAAACATACACCTAACTTAGCCCCATTCTTGTACCCCTGTGTTGTACAAAGATATATTGTTTTGGGACTTCAAAAATGCAGCAAAAGAGAAAAACCAGTACACAAAGCTAACAGTAACAACagacattttcattttttaccGTTACACGCGACGCTGATAGCAACAGGGTATTAGCATCATAAAACCTTATTTCATTCCCTATTTACAACTCTAAGCTAAGCAGCTAATTATGCTAAAACTAGAAAAGAAACTTTTATCACAGCAATTAAGAGAATTACCTAAGtactttttccttcttttttttttcttcaaggGTTAGTGGTCTTACAGTTATTAGGCAAAACCCTGATATATGGGGTGTTGTATCATATACTGAGTACTTGATAGATGCTATGCCTTTAGACCACTACCGGGATTCTAAGACCGTTATTTTTTCCCAAAGTCTATCTCTATGTTCTTTCCTACATTTGCTCGTTAAGATCTGTTGTTGATTTTTACTCATTTACTTCTTGGAATCAGCATCTTCAGTCTTTGCAAATCTTCCGCGGATCCTTGGCTGACTGTCAGCTAGTGCCTTCCTGCAAGCATACTGAAGCATACATACTGTATAAGACTATATTCCGAGACATCCTCAAAAGTAGGAAGTAAATCTAAGGGGTCGTTTGGTTGATCGTGGGAAGTAGAACTTCCTAGGAAAAAGCTTTTCACGTGTATAAGCAtttcctaagaagtgtgtgatATTGTTTGGTTAAACATGGGAAGTTCCACTTAACTTCCTCAATATTGCAGGAAGTGTGACTTCTCATGTTTTGTCAACCAAACGATACTGTAATCTTCCACTTCCTAGAAAGTAATACTTCCTATGGTTTTTCATGCCAACCAAACATCACCTTAAGCCAGCCAACGATCACCTATAGAAACAAGTGAATGGTCAAAAATGTTTTTACCTTGATTTTCCGGCCAAAGTTCCTCCTTGATCTCTTGTTTCTGTATCTAGAAAGCTTCTGCAGGCGATCTTCAGAGGTGCAATTGCCAATCAGAAGTGGCCGCTGGAGAGTAGATTGGACGAGACTAACGTTTCCATTCGCGAGAGCCTGTCATAAAAACCGAGAATCAATACCTAGCCCCATTTCCTATGGAAATTGATGACAAACATCTAAACATTTCTCGGTTTCTAAACAGTCTGATAGCTTGTAAATGCTCGTTGCTCGATATTCAGTACTGAACATGATTCACCACAACACAACATCTAGCATGTTCTTTCTTAAACTAACTTCAAAGAAAGCATACTAATCAGACAAACAAATTGTGAAAGATATATCTTGTTCACAATTTCACATATGATTCAACAGATTGTCCAATAGAGGATCCTGATATTACAGGTAAAGCAAAGCAAGATAATGCTGAAGACTTCTCAACCTAACCTTTATATCTCCTTCACTGAACGCCCTCCTCATCCCATAAGCAGCTCCAAAATCCATTTCAGGAAAATCTAAGAAATTCGGCCTGATTGTTGTGCTACTTACCCATTCCATTGAGTTTAAGGAACCCGAGCTACCACATTTTGGAAACGGCAAAGCGGGAACCGGTTTGTTTTCTTCAGTCTGGACTTCATTTGTCATCATGAGAGGAAACTTGATGTCCATAACATCAGAGACAGTTGATTCTCCTGATGTAGTTTTCGCCAACAGTTCATTCTCACAACCGTCGAAAACATCACACAAAAACTGCTCATTTTGCAGGGATTCCATGTCACTAACTTTGAGGCCTGAATCTTCCACAGAAGATATCATCGCAATAGCCGCTGACATGGGATCGAGGCTCCCGATTGGCTCTTCAATTATGGGTTCGGGTGCTTTGAAGAGGTCCCCTTCACCTCCCAAGTCATAGTCTGAAATGGTAGAGCTTGTGATGATGCTATCCtgaattagttaaaaaaaaacagaaacaaTTACGGTCACGTCATCTCTGAAATAATTAACCATCAGTTTCCAGATTTTGGTTTTTTTGTGTAGTACatcatatgatttagattgaatcatgaactaaaaaataagcatacttatagtaatcatgttgattttgaaaactgacaacaaaaaactgaaaactactttttgtggtcttcatattttggtttttagtttgtaaaaacataaaactagaaacaaaaaatgataccGAACGCGCCCTTAGTTAGCAGGCCACATAACACGAAAGTTCTTTTGCTGGGCACCATTACAGTGACAGAAACTATGATAGGCTCTCCAACTTGTGTGGAAAGCATGTGGTTGTACTTGTATTTTCATTTAAGAAATATCTCAACCACACAGTATGACAGTCTTAATAATTAATCTGAGAGTACATGTCTTCAACAGAATGTTACAAGGCCCTAGGCTAATTAATATACAAGTAGTTCTTTAACAAAACCAGCTATTAAGTTTATTAGTACAACATAGAACTTGAATCCAAATTTTCCCTCTAAACCAGCTTTTGATTGGCTGAATCAGAAACCTATACTTATTCACTGCTTTAACACAAGCATATAATCCGCGTTAACTCAAAGAACTCGATGGTGATAAACATCATAAGGTAAGAGCTAAACTGCTAAAGCATTTCCAATAGTGCAACTTGATGATATATCTAAGAAAGCTAAGCAGAAGTTAAGATATTCAGTCACTTCTATGAACTGCAAAAGGGAAACCCTACTTTATACAAACACAAACTCCTACATACTTAACTTTAAACCATTAGTACCAACAAGTATTTAGCTTTAGCTTCCACTTTGTCCAAGTTTTCCACATTATACCAATTCACATTTTTGAGAAGTAACTAAGAGAATCAACCCGTTTTCGGCCGAAAATGCTGTAAATTACAAACGAAGAATAATGCTTTACCTCAAAAAAACACCAATTTTTATACCCAGTACAACAAAGATCAACTTCAAGCTTtaaaaaaagggttattttctaaaataaaaaaattcccaAATTTAGCTAACTCACAAAACCAGAAAACTCCATATGAACATTTAAGACATCTCTCACTTCTAGTTATCACCTCCAGAGTTTCTTTGAGTCTTTGTCATTGTTTTAGTGGATTGAAAAAGCAATTCTGATCAAAACCTTTTAATGGAAAAGAGAATAAAGCACACGCAAGCTATGACTATGAAATCACTCAGACTTCTCtactcttgatttttttttatatagaaaCTTCAAACACCTCCATTGATTCCAAATTTAACATAAAATCAGAGCCATCAAATCAATTACTAATAACTCAAATCAAGTAATAAAAAACCATGCATCAATCAAATGACAAGACATACACCCAAAATCCCCAAAAAATATTTAATCATTTTCTTAATCAAGTttaagcacagattaagcactGTTTAAAAGACTTAATAAATGTggtcaaaatcaaacaaaaagaaGTTCAAAGCATTCATGATTTAACATTAACCCAGTAAAAAGATCCAAACTTGTAATCAGAACTTAAAAACCCAGATACCCTTTTCACCATTACATGcctaaaacccaaaaaaaaaaattggaactttAAGTAATTAGTGTATAACCCAGATACCCATTTCACCaaattgagtactcaaaaaaaaaaatatatcaccAAATTGAGTAATCCAAAAAGAAACACCCAGATACCCATTTCAACATTACATACCCAAAACCCAAAAAGATTAGAACAATAAACAGAAATTAGTATAAATGAACAAAAAAGATAGAAGTTTTTACCAGTGAAGAAGTGGGTTCTTGAGAGTAACAACAAAGCTCCTCTAATGGATGAATTTCATGAGAGAAATTCTGGAAATATGGATACATTAAACCTGTTTCTGCATACATTTTTTCCTGAAAATGATAACTTTTTTGCAGAAAA
This genomic stretch from Spinacia oleracea cultivar Varoflay chromosome 3, BTI_SOV_V1, whole genome shotgun sequence harbors:
- the LOC110783100 gene encoding two-component response regulator-like PRR1, with the translated sequence MYAETGLMYPYFQNFSHEIHPLEELCCYSQEPTSSLDSIITSSTISDYDLGGEGDLFKAPEPIIEEPIGSLDPMSAAIAMISSVEDSGLKVSDMESLQNEQFLCDVFDGCENELLAKTTSGESTVSDVMDIKFPLMMTNEVQTEENKPVPALPFPKCGSSGSLNSMEWVSSTTIRPNFLDFPEMDFGAAYGMRRAFSEGDIKALANGNVSLVQSTLQRPLLIGNCTSEDRLQKLSRYRNKRSRRNFGRKIKYACRKALADSQPRIRGRFAKTEDADSKK